A region of the Candidatus Thermoplasmatota archaeon genome:
AGGAAGAAAAAATAAAAGAGGTGGACGAACTATCCCAAATAATTTTTGTGCTGGAAATGAACATTAGGGCAGCGAAAAACTATGGTTATTACTGCCAATACCTAAAAGGAAGAGGAAAAATGATTGATGATAGGGATATTCTCATTGCATCAATTATTCTTTCATATGGAGAAGACAAAATTGTAACAAGAAATGTAGAACATTTTAGAAGAATAGAAGAAATCGAAGTAATAGAATACTGAGTTTCTGAAGCCAAACAAATCATAGAAGATAGTAGAGATGGTGGAGGAAAGAAATATATTTATATATCTGTGATGGTTTTGATTTCATTATGACCAGCGAAGTTATACTGAAAGATATACACAAGGAGCTTTTGTTCATCCGTAGAAAACTTGAGGAATTGGAAGAAATCATTTTGCCAACCGAAAAATTGTCAGAAGAAGAATTAAAAGAATTAAGAAAGTTGA
Encoded here:
- a CDS encoding type II toxin-antitoxin system VapC family toxin, whose translation is MVCLDTSFIADLFRKDKEAIRKLEEFIEKNEKLVTAIINVAELYKGAYGHYRKEEKIKEVDELSQIIFVLEMNIRAAKNYGYYCQYLKGRGKMIDDRDILIASIILSYGEDKIVTRNVEHFRRIEEIEVIEY